Within the Mixophyes fleayi isolate aMixFle1 chromosome 5, aMixFle1.hap1, whole genome shotgun sequence genome, the region AAAGATTCTCATTGTGACAAAACAtatggttaaaaaaaaggggaaaaaatgcaaacATATCGTGATATTGTTCATATAACATACCTCTTATATGAACAATGTAATATTTCAAATCCATACTTCAAGCTGTGCAGTATCTTCAATTATTGTCCAAGTGCTTCTTTATTCTCTTTTCCCCATAGGGAGTGCTTACTAGAacaatatttttctgtgatttaATAAAGCTTTTGCTTTTCTAATTCAAATGTGGTCTTCTACCTTCACCATATATATCTCATTGTGATTGAACTTACAGACATTAGCACACTGAGAGTGTTGTATCTTAAACTTTCGACAACCTTGTTCTTATTGTTTGTTGATGAATTCCTCACCATTAGgtaaataaacatgtaaaaaaaggaaTTATATCTAGTGTGATGTTGTTTAAAATATCATGCTTTAATCTAAAAAATTGTAAtgaatacataaaacataaaacacagaGCAATATGCTAGGTCATATTTGAATACAGGTGGCTTCCTACCAGATAGCGTACTCAAACATACGCATGTCTGTGGAGTACCTGGCGGAccaaatatttacacatatagaCGTAGTACGCCACGCCAGCTTTTACAGCATGTAAATGTCATTGCTACCGAACTCATAACTTGacatccatgccttgatgaattcgggagtgcacAAAGCCAAAATGCGTGCATTAATACCAAACGCAGGTTGTGACAATATGTatgccttgatgattcaggccctttgtgtctcaTGAGACACATGTGGTAAATAAGTTGCTGGATTTAGCATGTTACATCTCATGATGGTTAAATTTGCAGGTGCCATAAGGGCCAATTCCCATCTCGTGAATCTGGCAGAGGAgtcatgtctggtttgagctgaatttaaaaGAGTAAATACTGCACCAGGTGTAAAAAGCATAAAATCGTGACCTAGTACtatgttttaaattttgtttacCAAAGGAGAGGTTGCTGCCACCATTCTCAAAGATGTAGGGAGTGATCGTGCTACAGTGTCCATTACTGGTCTAGTGGTGTCTCCATGTTCCTGTGTCAAAACTCTTGCCGCACAACCAAATGCTTCAGTACAGTACAAATTGAATGATATTTCATAGTCTGGTATGTACTATGCAGATACTTTGTCAGTCTTTCCTTTAGATTAAGTAACGTCTGCTCTGTAAACACAGTGTGTTGGACACAATCTGGTTTTGAAGATGGGACTAGCTCCTATAATGGTAACGCCAGAATAGAGAATTCTGGTATCCGATTTCGACATTACCCATACATTCAAGGAACATACTCATCTGCTGTTGGTTCTGTGGCAGTGCAATGTCCTATTTTGCCTATAGCCTGTCTGGTGTCATGTGTCTTGGCACCTATTTGAGAGTGTGGCCTTagcatttaactttttttttggcatggcTGTAACGTATCCTCAGAAACCTTGTGTACTGATTGTGAGAGATAGAACAACAACTGTTTATGTCAGATAAAGATGACATTAACAAATCAAAACACAGCAATAAATTGTATAAGGACAGACCCAGACTTGGTTGAAatgattgtaaacagtcatgcaaGGCTTGGGAAAAgatactaggggctagatttactatcaggcgtgatgcatggcggcttcaaaccgccatgcatcgcggcggttttccggcgtgtttgcattgcaaacagccggatttactaatgggcgcatttcagcttcaatttgaagccgccggcgatgtaacggcgggatgtaatgctcaaagccgccggcggctttgaatagaacatggcgcttttgctttaaatgacggcgcttttgtgtaaaggcggtttttttgaaaattacacctgtctcctggcctgttactattggctattttcaaactcaggagatttgacatcacaagccctatataaaccactggcctgacacttttttctctgatagggtttagaggagttttgtgagaggagtttggaggatagtggtttgctgagagttggtgtttggtggattggtggagcgatatctgattgaagtgtgagtagtcctgtggttttttcctgttttgtacatttattttctcatttattttctgtcttgtattttttgtatttgacttgtcctctgtctgtgttacttgtgtgtgactgtgtggagagtgtgtctgtaggtagtgtagtttgttctttgtgtttgtaagtccttcagtgttttgtgtttttctgtcttctgggtaaaaatgtccagagataggaggggagcagaggctgaggagagggagatggaggttgaggggtcagaggagggagagggagaggttgaggagacaggacagggcaggaagaccaagacagggaggaatgtgcgcttctcacatgatgagaattgtgtgttggtgcacaacatcattccctgctacgaggtcatcctagggaacctggcagcccggactcctctaaggcggcgtcaccaactgtgggggagagtctgtgatgccgtgaacgcggtgggcccactgaagcggacagtggcgcactgccgcaagcgcttctctgatattaagaggaggcttaaagagaagatggcccaggaaaggaggtcgacaaggcgcacgggtggtggccccccacttcgtatggagtacaccacgtacgaggaggagctgcgccagataatgccggcagaaattgtagagggcataaatgtacaggacaccgactcgccctcttttggccaagtagttggtgagttatttgttttttttaccctaacagtattttaactgcttttctctttttaaaactgcttttctctttttaaaactgcttttct harbors:
- the LOC142159508 gene encoding uncharacterized protein LOC142159508, translating into MSRDRRGAEAEEREMEVEGSEEGEGEVEETGQGRKTKTGRNVRFSHDENCVLVHNIIPCYEVILGNLAARTPLRRRHQLWGRVCDAVNAVGPLKRTVAHCRKRFSDIKRRLKEKMAQERRSTRRTGGGPPLRMEYTTYEEELRQIMPAEIVEGINVQDTDSPSFGQVVESPGPQFSPSARPTPPPSARDSGTDEQAGPSSYQPPQAESLEMSPEPEDLTTITLVTVDAPVSGLQEVSPGPAEPSHQQPAPAPMDPAREMLLELNRGYAPDDASGRVIDGVVANGQRGRSNGEKRKGKGAIF